A window of the Scleropages formosus chromosome 5, fSclFor1.1, whole genome shotgun sequence genome harbors these coding sequences:
- the LOC108932990 gene encoding isocitrate dehydrogenase [NAD] subunit beta, mitochondrial-like isoform X2 — MAAAIGGRINTIVKVLSGPWLQKLSSRSFTMSACFCTPEAPPARADSTFRVTMVPGDGVGPELMTAVKEVFKAGNVPVEFEEFHLSEVQNMASEEKLDQVLASMKNNRVAIKGKIHTPMEYKGELASYEMSLRRKLDLFANVVHVNSLPGYSTRHNNLDLVIIREQTEGEYSSLEHESVKGVIECLKIITREKSRRIAKFAFDYATKKGRSKVTAVHKANIMKLGDGLFLQNCAEVAELYPKIKYENMIIDNCCMQLVQNPYQFDVLVMPNLYGNIIDNLAAGLVGGAGVVPGESYSSEYAVFETGARHPFAQAVGRNIANPTAMLLSAANMLRHLSLEYHSQMVSEAVKRVIKQGKVRTRDLGGYSTTGDFVRAVVDNLR; from the exons GTTCTCAGTGGACCATGGCTTCAAAAGTTGAGCAGCAGGTCCTTCACAATGTCAGCTTGCTTTTGTACACCAGAGGCTCCCCCTGCCCGTGCTGACAGCACTTTCAGGGTCACCATGGTGCCAGGGGATGGTGTAGGTCCTGAACTTATGACAGCTGTCAAAGAAGTCTTCAAG GCAGGTAATGTGCCTGTGGAATTTGAGGAATTCCACTTGAGTGAGGTGCAAAACATGGCCAGTGAGGAGAAGCTGGATCAAGTGCTCGCAtcaatgaaaaacaacagagtGGCCATCAAAG GAAAGATCCATACACCTATGGAGTACAAGGGAGAGTTGGCCTCCTATGAAATGAGCCTGAG AAGGAAGCTGGACCTGTTTGCCAACGTGGTTCATGTGAACAGCCTCCCTGGATATAGTACTCGCCACAACAATCTGGACCTGGTTATTATCCGTGAGCAGACAGAGGGGGAATACAGTTCTCTTGAACATGAG AGTGTAAAGGGAGTCATTGAATGCCTGAAGATCATCACCAGAGAGAAATCCCGTCGCATTGCTAAGTTTGCATTTGACTATGCTACTAAAAAGGGCCGCAGTAAGGTCACAGCTGTGCATAAGGCAAACATtat GAAGTTAGGAGATGGACTTTTTCTGCAGAACTGTGCAGAGGTAGCAGAGCTGTACCCCAAGATAAAGTATGAGAACATGATCATTGACAACTGCTGCATGCAG TTGGTGCAGAACCCGTACCAGTTTGATGTACTGGTGATGCCCAACTTGTATGGGAACATCATTGACAACTTGGCAGCTGGTCTTGTGGGGGGAGCAGGAGTGGTTCCTGGTGAAAGCTACAGCTCAGAATATGCTGTTTTTGAAACA ggagCCAGACACCCATTTGCTCAGGCTGTGGGTAGGAATATTGCTAATCCCACAGCCATGCTGTTGAGTGCTGCCAACATGCTACGACATCTCAG TTTGGAATACCACTCCCAGATGGTATCTGAGGCAGTCAAAAGGGTCATCAAGCAGGGAAAG GTGCGGACAAGAGACCTCGGGGGATACAGCACTACTGGTGACTTTGTGCGTGCTGTTGTCGACAATCTACGTTAA
- the aimp2 gene encoding aminoacyl tRNA synthase complex-interacting multifunctional protein 2, which translates to MSMYQIRPTSRSDVEFDLPICMYKLANIHSQQSRRADDDEAHQNWQVYPEVKALQNRQDEIMRQLYELEAVVSGLTKMVNTPDVDLDAASMSQASVGSALSNSLDLDQLLRQDCGTPRDIVINANPAQPPLSLLVLHSMLCQRYSVLSGIHMHSSVFAVPPELLSCLGPPIINGCSRQHFQLIFTIIWKDVPRVQLKFNTRRMCTVEGEGNVARFLYRLLLAPAKDPALATVMDSWVDTALFQLAEGCAKEQKAVVQALNFTLTKNLWLAGPELSLADVLCACWLMQTGIAATVPIKVHKWLESCENSGHFCGVYSLLRK; encoded by the exons ATGTCTATGTACCAGATAAGACCAACGAGTCGGAGTGACGTTGAGTTTGACTTACCGATTTGCATGTACAAGTTAGCAAATATTCACAGTCAGCAAAGCCGCCGGGCCGATGATGATGAAGCACACCAG AATTGGCAGGTGTACCCAGAAGTGAAGGCTTTGCAGAACAGACAGGATGAGATAATGCGGCAACTGTATGAGCTGGAAGCTGTGGTCAGTGGACTGACAAAAATGGTCAACACCCCTGATGTGGACCTGGATGCTGCAAGCATGTCACAAGCTTCTGTTGGCTCTGCCCTGAGTAATTCTTTGGACTTAGATCAACTCCTGAGGCAG GACTGTGGAACCCCAAGAGATATTGTGATTAATGCCAATCCAGCACAACCCCCTCTGTCCTTGCTGGTTCTGCACAGCATGCTGTGCCAGCGTTACAGTGTTTTGTCTGGCATACACATGCACTCATCTGTTTTTGCGGTTCCACCAGAGCTGTTGTCTTGTCTGGGTCCCCCTATTATCAACGGTTGCAGTCGGCAGCACTTCCAACTTATATTCACAATCATATGGAAGGATG TACCTAGGGTGCAGTTGAAGTTTAATACACGGCGCATGTGTAccgtggaaggtgaaggcaatgTGGCCCGATTCCTGTACAGGCTGCTTTTGGCTCCCGCCAAAGACCCTGCCTTGGCTACTGTAATGGATAGCTGGGTGGACACTGCACTTTTCCAGCTGGCAGAGGGATGTGCCAAGGAGCAGAAAGCTGTGGTACAGGCTTTGAACTTCACTTTGACCAAGAACCTCTGGTTGGCCGGGCCAGAACTTTCTCTGGCTGATGTTCTATGTGCCTGTTGGCTGATGCAGACTGGAATTGCTGCCACAGTTCCCATTAAAGTGCATAAGTGGCTTGAGTCATGTGAGAACTCTGGTCACTTCTGTGGGGTATACTCTTTACTGAGAAAGTAA
- the LOC108932990 gene encoding isocitrate dehydrogenase [NAD] subunit beta, mitochondrial-like isoform X1, protein MAAAIGGRINTIVKVLSGPWLQKLSSRSFTMSACFCTPEAPPARADSTFRVTMVPGDGVGPELMTAVKEVFKAGNVPVEFEEFHLSEVQNMASEEKLDQVLASMKNNRVAIKGKIHTPMEYKGELASYEMSLRRKLDLFANVVHVNSLPGYSTRHNNLDLVIIREQTEGEYSSLEHESVKGVIECLKIITREKSRRIAKFAFDYATKKGRSKVTAVHKANIMKLGDGLFLQNCAEVAELYPKIKYENMIIDNCCMQLVQNPYQFDVLVMPNLYGNIIDNLAAGLVGGAGVVPGESYSSEYAVFETGARHPFAQAVGRNIANPTAMLLSAANMLRHLSLEYHSQMVSEAVKRVIKQGKFMQCRVSMFICPGHILHETGTWMRSTKGESKGGVERVAAQWRTA, encoded by the exons GTTCTCAGTGGACCATGGCTTCAAAAGTTGAGCAGCAGGTCCTTCACAATGTCAGCTTGCTTTTGTACACCAGAGGCTCCCCCTGCCCGTGCTGACAGCACTTTCAGGGTCACCATGGTGCCAGGGGATGGTGTAGGTCCTGAACTTATGACAGCTGTCAAAGAAGTCTTCAAG GCAGGTAATGTGCCTGTGGAATTTGAGGAATTCCACTTGAGTGAGGTGCAAAACATGGCCAGTGAGGAGAAGCTGGATCAAGTGCTCGCAtcaatgaaaaacaacagagtGGCCATCAAAG GAAAGATCCATACACCTATGGAGTACAAGGGAGAGTTGGCCTCCTATGAAATGAGCCTGAG AAGGAAGCTGGACCTGTTTGCCAACGTGGTTCATGTGAACAGCCTCCCTGGATATAGTACTCGCCACAACAATCTGGACCTGGTTATTATCCGTGAGCAGACAGAGGGGGAATACAGTTCTCTTGAACATGAG AGTGTAAAGGGAGTCATTGAATGCCTGAAGATCATCACCAGAGAGAAATCCCGTCGCATTGCTAAGTTTGCATTTGACTATGCTACTAAAAAGGGCCGCAGTAAGGTCACAGCTGTGCATAAGGCAAACATtat GAAGTTAGGAGATGGACTTTTTCTGCAGAACTGTGCAGAGGTAGCAGAGCTGTACCCCAAGATAAAGTATGAGAACATGATCATTGACAACTGCTGCATGCAG TTGGTGCAGAACCCGTACCAGTTTGATGTACTGGTGATGCCCAACTTGTATGGGAACATCATTGACAACTTGGCAGCTGGTCTTGTGGGGGGAGCAGGAGTGGTTCCTGGTGAAAGCTACAGCTCAGAATATGCTGTTTTTGAAACA ggagCCAGACACCCATTTGCTCAGGCTGTGGGTAGGAATATTGCTAATCCCACAGCCATGCTGTTGAGTGCTGCCAACATGCTACGACATCTCAG TTTGGAATACCACTCCCAGATGGTATCTGAGGCAGTCAAAAGGGTCATCAAGCAGGGAAAG TTCATGCAGTGCAGGGTCTCAATGTTCATCTGTCCCGGACACATTCTGCATGAGACAGGAACATGGATGAGAA GTACCAAAGGAGAAAGTAAAGGTGGAGTAGAGAGAGTTGCAGCACAGTGGAGGACCGCATAA